Proteins from a genomic interval of Phoenix dactylifera cultivar Barhee BC4 unplaced genomic scaffold, palm_55x_up_171113_PBpolish2nd_filt_p 000893F, whole genome shotgun sequence:
- the LOC120107532 gene encoding eukaryotic translation initiation factor 4B3-like, translating to MGTVSAWAKPGTWALDAEEHEAATEPRKEDKGYDSSDSASASHHHHQPSADFPSLDAASKISKKKKSQRLSLAEFTTGSAVTHGAGRLRTSSSSKGLTTDDPLVLPRAPRERSAEDLERYSSRGFGYSSYGGGVGGRGRISGDDSNSRWGSSRVSDEPRRGVYGGEGSGSNRDLGPSRADEIDDWGAAKKSAAPERRDRGGVFFDSHSRADESDSWISSKSAARPSDGRRTNGGGFDGPRERRGGFDKFNREGSNGGPDLDTWAKKREEASSGGRPRLVLQPRSLPLANGRNEELSRGEQPKGPTEKSKGSNPFGGARPREEVLAEKGQDWKNIDEKLEAMKIQEAPPERPSFGKMGNGAGSLPEDRTGRSWRKADTIDATPLPRTEKDEMLPEN from the exons ATGGGAACGGTTTCGGCATGGGCGAAACCCGGCACATGGGCCTTGGACGCCGAGGAGCACGAGGCCGCCACGGAGCCCCGGAAAGAAGACAAGGGCTACGACTCCTCCgactccgcctccgcctcccaCCACCATCACCAGCCTTCCGCAGACTTTCCCTCCCTCGACGCCGCCTCCAAGATCTCCAAGAAGAAGAAGTCCCAGCGCCTCTCCCTCGCCGAGTTCACCACCGGCAGCGCCGTCACCCATGGCGCCGGTCGCCTCcggacctcctcctcctccaagggCCTTACCACCGACGATCCCCTCGTCCTCCCCAGGGCCCCGCGCGAGCGCTCCGCCGAGGATCTCGAGCGCTACTCCTCCCGCGGCTTCGGCTACTCGTCCTACGGCGGTGGCGTGGGCGGCCGCGGCCGGATCTCTGGCGACGACTCCAATTCCCGCTGGGGCTCCTCTAGGGTTTCGGACGAGCCGAGGAGGGGCGTCTATGGGGGGGAAGGTTCTGGATCTAATAGGGATCTTGGCCCTTCTCGTGCCGACGAGATAGATGATTGGGGCGCGGCCAAGAAATcggcggcgccggagaggagggacaGGGGAGGGGTGTTTTTCGATTCCCATTCACGGGCCGACGAGTCGGATAGCTGGATCTCCAGCAAGAGCGCTGCACGGCCTTCCGATGGAAGGAGGACGAACGGAGGGGGTTTCGACGGTCCTAGAGAGAGGAGGGGTGGGTTTGATAAGTTCAACAGGGAGGGATCGAACGGCGGGCCGGATTTGGATACGTGGGCGAAGAAAAGGGAGGAAGCGAGCAGCGGCGGGAGGCCGAGGCTCGTGTTGCAGCCCCGGTCGTTGCCGTTGGCCAACGGGAGAAACGAGGAGCTAAGCCGTGGAGAGCAGCCAAAGGGGCCTACTGAGAAGAGCAAGGGATCGAATCCCTTTGGAGGCGCCCGTCCACGGGAGGAGGTGCTGGCGGAAAAGGGGCAGGATTGGAAGAACATTGATGAGAAGCTGGAGGCTATGAAAATCCAGGAGGCACCACCTGAAAGGCCGTCATTTGGGAAGATGGGGAACGGAGCTGGTAGCTTGCCGGAGGATCGCACGGGAAGGAGTTGGAGGAAGGCAGATACAATTGATGCTACTCCTCTGCCAAG GACAGAGAAAGATGAAATGTTACCAGAAAACTAA
- the LOC120107531 gene encoding uncharacterized protein LOC120107531, with amino-acid sequence MSRPKDFSWVLAAIAAMFIGGDLRVGADTMVTGSVFCDQCKDGHWSLFDYPLDGAKVAVTCGGADGQMTAYKEDSTNWLGCYTVRFEGNPDLSGCYARVVGGPEGCGAGAGPARGLTLMFRMFGMAMYTVDPLLSQPPQPMGFCPRDSAPPSSPTPMLPRLPPPPPVPRRPPGLPSLEASACSYDKWMMPQFKCYWKVVSPQTRVAMAFGPIAAGRYGMNMTLWEGLQGRGDLYRTLLREGTAALLNSYDSLSFFYPTLGVIDHMNRALLGSSRQALTTALRFRRANSGAYGPGNVTCNFNPCS; translated from the exons ATGAGTCGCCCGAAGGATTTTTCATGGGTATTGGCAGCTATAGCTGCCATGTTTATAGGAGGGGATTTGAGAGTAGGCGCAGATACAATGGTGACCGGGAGCGTCTTCTGCGACCAATGCAAAGATGGCCATTGGAGCCTCTTCGACTATCCTCTCGATG gaGCGAAGGTGGCGGTGACGTGCGGAGGAGCGGACGGCCAAATGACAGCGTACAAAGAAGACAGCACCAACTGGCTGGGCTGCTACACGGTGAGATTCGAGGGGAACCCGGACCTGAGCGGCTGCTACGCGCGGGTGGTGGGGGGGCCGGAAGGGTGCGGCGCCGGGGCCGGGCCGGCGCGGGGTCTGACCCTCATGTTCCGGATGTTTGGAATGGCCATGTACACGGTGGACCCGCTGCTGTCCCAGCCGCCGCAGCCCATGGGATTCTGCCCGCGCGATTCGGCCCCTCCCTCGTCGCCGACGCCGATGCTGCCCCGGCTCCCGCCGCCGCCACCTGTGCCCCGACGGCCACCGGGTCTCCCCTCCTTGGAGGCCTCCGCCTGCTCCTACGA TAAATGGATGATGCCACAATTCAAGTGCTACTGGAAGGTGGTGAGCCCACAGACGAGGGTCGCCATGGCTTTTGGACCTATCGCCGCCGGGAGGTACGGGATGAACATGACCCTGTGGGAAGGACTCCAAGGGAGGGGAGACCTCTACAGGACGCTGCTTAGAGAAGGGACTGCAGCTCTTCTCAACTCGTATGATAGCTTGAGCTTCTTCTACCCCACACTTGGTGTGATAGACCACATGAACCGGGCCTTGCTTGGGTCCTCTAGGCAGGCTCTCACTACGGCATTAAGGTTCAGAAGGGCCAACTCCGGTGCATATGGCCCTGGAAACGTCACCTGCAATTTTAACCCATGTTCGTAA